The genomic stretch CATAATTAGGCTATTAGGATATATCTCCAGCCATTTTTGCAAAGTCATTTGAGCTGATGGAAACTCTGGCAGGAATTGTCCTTTCATTTTACCGGCTACGGCTTCACCGTTGACCTGTCGCCACCAGGATTTTGAAGTTTGGTCTTCAAACATTGCATTGAAATGATCCATACCAACCAAACGAAATTGATCTTCCCGCCCATTGACAACAGGTTCGAAGACGCGTCCTGTTCTGCAAACAGTACAATAAGTTACCATGACTGGTTTTCCTCCAATGGTATCGCGTACCTGGTGATGATATCCTAAATATTGTATCGTGTAAGCTTTCGACTCGTTTTGAAAGTTAATTCCTAAAATTAATCTTTGTAGATCCACTTTGCTTTTAGCTGCGTATTGAAATTCCAATGATTGAGGCTGCTGAAATAGCACATCGGCAGACATTTTGAGATTGAACAAGTAAATTGTATATATCAACGCAAAGAGATTTATCAAGGTCAACCACTTTGAAGTTGCAAACGCAATTTTAAAATTTAGCAAAAGCAGGACTCCTAAAATGAAGCGAAAACTCCATCTGAAATAATGTAAGAAATAGGCGACGTCAAGAGAGTTTATTTCCTGACTACCGGGCATAGGCATAATAAAATAGACATGCAGGATTTCAAAGAGTATCCAACATAAGGCCACTGCGTGGAACAAATACTTCGATGAAGAATGATTGGCCATTTTAAAATCTAGTGTGCAATAAAATGGTGCAATTATTTATAAAGATCAAAATGAGCATAACCTTCTTTAGCTCTCATTTCTGCTCTTTCAATATAGTACTGTCGATTAGGAACTGCTAAAGTGTTGAGCCCATCTACATATCGATTGCACATATTGAAAAAAGCTGCGATCAGAACGGTATCGTGAATTTCTCTATCTGAAGCTCCTTCGTTTTTTGCAATCGTAATTTGATCTCTCGATACTTCTTTTCCTCCTTTGGTTACACTTTCTGCTATGCTTAAAAGGGCCTTTATTTTCTGACCTAAGGGCATGTTTAAATAATTTTCTTTAACCTTATCAATAAAATCCATATCGCACTGCAAATAATATTGGGCGAGTGCACCATGAGCATTTTGACAAAAAAAACAATCGTTTAAATACGAAACATAAGTGGCTATCAATTCCCGTTCACCGCGTGTTAAAGTGTTGTCATCATCTCGAAGTAGGAGTTCTGCCAATGCATTTAATGGAATTGCAGTTTCTGGTCTGAATTCCATGAGGGCACGGATGCCTGGTAATTCATTATTTAACTTATTGTAGGGCATAAATAAAATTGTGAATTTTTAAATAGGGTATCAAATCACTAGTCAAATTTCATTTCTTTCATTTTTTCATAAGCGGATGGAACCCTATGGTAACCATGATCTTTAATTTTTTCACCAAGTTTTTGATAGAATTCAGGATTGACTGGTGTATATGTTGAAAGTCCATCAACATATTTATTGTATAAACAGAAGAGCGCGGAAATCAGGACAGTATCATGTATTTCAAGGTCTGTTGCCGCTAATTCCTTTGCACGGAGGATGTCGCTTTCAGTTACCAATTTGCCATTTTGCTGCACTTTTTCTGCTATGACTAATAATGCTTTTAATTTAGGGCTGATAGGTGCTGTATTATAATTTTCGATGACTGCTGCACAGGTAAGGGATTCATCCAAAAGCGCATCAACAACTGCAGCATGTGCAGCGGTGCAAAATGTACATTTGTTTTTTGAAGATACGAATGTAGCTATGATTTCTCGTTCTGCCTTTGTTAATGAAGATGGACCACACATGAGTATTTCAGTAAGGTCCCGGATAGCTTGAGCCGTATCTTGCCTGTATTCAAGGAGGCCGGTAATCCCGGGTAAATGTTTTTCAAGTTCTATATAAGCCATTGTCGAAATGTTTGATTAATATTCAAGCATGTTTAATTATTCAAATAAGTTCACACAAGTTCATTTTTTGTAGTTAATTTGACTCCAGGATTTTAATATAATTACATCTCTTGAGGAAACGCCTTTACATGCGCTTTAAATAAAACACCATTCAAAGAACCGAGTTCGTCAGCCACTACAGCTTTTACATCATAAAAGTTACCCGATTGGGAAATCGCTTTTATACCAAAAACATTTCCATTTTTAGCAATCGCTTTGATATGCATTATGTTGCCGTCGCGATGTGTGCCTTTGACATCCAATATACTTCCATCTTCTTCAATGGCTTTGACGTCGAGTATTTCTCCTGCTTCAGTAATGGCTTTAACCGGTGCGAATTTTTCTTTTGAATCGAGTAGTTTAATTGCAATTTGTTTGTTGCCATCCATTGCTTTCACTTCAAGTATATGGAAATCGCCACCATTTGAAAAAGCTTTGATCTTGTATTTTGATCCGTTTTTTGCAAAAGCATGTAGTTTTAAACTTCTGCCACCAGGTTCAATAGCCCTTACATGCCATTGTCCTTCTGCTGTGCAAAGAACCTGAGGCATGGCTTTTACATGAGCATAGTAAGCTTGACCGTTGACTTTTCCTTCTTGTTTATGGTCAGAAAATTTGACTCCTTTGATATCATGCACAATGCCGTTAGGGAAATCGCTTTTACGCCGTATTGTTCTTTATTGCCAGCCAATGCTTTAATGCTAATCACATTACCCATTGCACTAACACCTTTAATATCATATTTGATATTGGTCTTGGAGAAACCCTTAATATCATAGATTTTACCACTCATGTCTATTGCTTTTCCCGGGAATGGTTCTGAATCACCCATCAGGATCTTTATTGGAATTTGTTTTCCATCTTTGATGGCCTTTACATCCAGGAATTGTGTGTTTTTATTTTCGACATATGCTTTAACATCATATTTGTTGCCGACTTCATCAATCGCTTTTACATCTACCAGTATGCCATCCGGAAAAATGGCTTTTACATTCCAAATTTCCTGAGCGAAGTTGCAAGTGATCCATAACAGAGAAATTCCTAAAGTTGAAATGAGATTTTTCATGTTTATATTTTTTATTTCGAGTTTAAAATAAAATTGCTTTCCATGAAGACAAAGTTGACAAAAGAGAATCTGAGATATTAACTATTATTTGAATCAATTTGATTTAAGGATGAATCCTGAATTTTAAATGATATAACTTCCATTTGTGCTGGCAAATTCTAGGTTTGAGCACATGGTTACAAATCAGGACTGTTTAAGCGAAACTTTTCATTTAGTTTATGAATTTTGTCAGAATTGAAACTTAATGTGAAGGTCTATTGTTATACTTCTATATAATAGGCTTAAGGGCCATATCTTATCTATTGTGGACTTAATGTCACCTCAAGCCACAAATGGGTATATTGTAGTTCCCAATTGCAAAATCGAATAAATCAGTGTATTATTAGCAGAGCATTGTCGGTGATGATAATGTTTAGTGTAAATTCATTTTTTAAATACAAATCATTATGAGTAAAGACAGAGGTACCAAAAACGTAAAGAAAGCACCAGCTGGAAAATCTTCCGGAAAATTGAAGATTGTATCTGATTACAAAAGTGAAAGTAAAGGTGGAATAAGTAAATCACCTGTGATCGAGGCATTTCTTCCGAAGAATGATTCTAAATCAGCGGGTAAAAAGTCTTGATGTAAAAAAGTAATTTTCATGTGAGCACTTTTTTCTGTCAAACGGAAGCATAAAGTTAAAAGTGGCTTTGTAATTATATCCTTGATTGGATCTGATTAGGTTTTGTATTTATAACTCTTGTTGCAATGAACATGTATTTGCGTAGAAATATTTCTATATTATTTTGCGAAACACCCATTTAACTAAATGATAAAACTTACAAAACACGGTGTACTGTTAAATAAAACAGATTTAGGCTTTGAAAATGAGGGAGTATTAAATCCAGCCGCAATTCGCGAGGGCGATTATGTGCATTTGTTCTATAGAGCTGTGAGTAAAGGAAATTATTCAAGCATTGGTTATTGCATGTTGAAGGGGCCTCTAACCGTAGTTAATAGAATGGATGTACCGATACTATATCCTCAATACGATTATGAAGCACATGGAGTTGAAGATCCTCGAATTTCAAAAATTGACGATCAATATTATCTATGTTATACTGCTTATGATGGTATAAACGCTTTAGGTGCATTAGCTGTATCTGAAGACTTAAAGAAATTTACGAAACTGGGATTCATTGTTCCTCAAATGACCTATAGTGAATTCAAACATCTTGCTACCTGTAGAGGAATTATTAATGATAAATATGCACGTTACAATGAAAAGCTTCACCCAACTTTAAGTGGTATAAAGAAGCAATTGTTATGGGATAAGAATGTGATGTTTTTTCCAAGGCGAATAGATGGTAAATTGTTTTTTCTACATCGCGTTAGACCAGATAGTCAAATTGCATCTATTCAAGAAATTGAAGATTTGACGCATGAATTTTGGGAAAATTATTTTCTGAATTTTGGATCGAACATTGCGCTTATTTCGAAATATGAACATGAGGTAAGTTATATAGGAGGCGGGTGTCCCCCTATTGAGACACCTGAGGGATGGCTGATTATTTATCATGGTGTGCACGATACTACCAATGGCTATGTTTATTCTGCTTGTGCGGCTTTGTTGGATTTGGAAAATCCGCTTATCGAACGAGCCAGACTTCCTTATCCTTTATTTAAGCCGGAACATAACTGGGAATTAAAAGGCGAAGTCAATAATGTTTGTTTCCCTACAGGATGTGTGGTGTTTGATGGTATTTTATATATTTATTATGGCGCTGCGGATGAGCGAATCGCATGTGCTTCTGTCAAGCTGGATACATTGGTTTCGGAACTTCTTCTCAATAAAATTTAAATGATACAAGAACGAAACGCACTCTTAAACACTGTACTTGCTTCCAAACCAAGTCCTCATACTAAATACCAAGAAGTAAAAAACAGGAACGGCAAGGAAAGTCAAATGCCGGAAATACTTTTTGTGACTTCATATCCTCCGCGGGAGTGCGGCATTGCCACTTATACACAGGATTTGGTGAAATCGCTGCACAAAACATTTTATGATACATTTCATATTCATATCTGTGCATTAGAGGATGGCGACCAAAAGTTGAATTATCCTGAGGAGGTACATCACGTACTCAATACCCGGGACCCCAATAAATATGTTGAATTAGCTAAGGTTATAAATTCAAAAACACAAATTCAACTCGTTGGAGTCCAACATGAATTTGGTCTCTTCGGTGGAGAAGGTGAAAAAGCTTTTCAGAAATTTCTGTACTGCTTGAGTAAACCGGTATTCATAGTATTTCATACTGTATTGCCTCGTCCGGATGACCGCATGAGATTAAATGTTCAATTGATTTCAAATGCATGCAGTTCTGTGGTCGTGATGACACATCATTCTTTAAAGATCTTGCGGAAGGAGTATGATATTCCATCGGATAAAATTAAAGTCATTGAACATGGTGTTCATTTGGTTCCGCATTTGAGCAAAGATTATTTAAAAGAAAAATATGGTTTGAAAGGGCGAAAAGTCTTATCCACATTTGGTTTGTTGAGTTCAGGGAAGGGAATTGAAACGACTTTGCAAGCGTTGCCTGATATCATTGTAAAACACACTGATGTAATGTTTCTTATTATTGGAAAAACACATCCTGGAGTCGTACAACATGAAGGTGAACAATACAGGAATCAACTTGAACAAAAGGTGGATGCTTTGAATTTGCGTGCTCATGTAAAATTTATCAACAGTTATTTGCCTTTGCAACAATTGCTGGAATATTTGCAGCTGACCGATATTTATTTATTTACTTCAAAAGATCCGGAACAAGCCGTAAGCGGTACATTTTCGTATGCAATGAGTTGTGCTTGTCCGATCATCTCGACACCTATTCCTCATGCAAAGGAAGTTCTCCGAGAGGATACAGGAATCATCATTGATTTTCAAAACTCAGGTCAGTTAGCACAGGGGGTCAAATATTTGTTAGATAATGAGCCACTGAGAAAGGAATTCAGCTCCAATACGCTCCAGAGAATTGTGCCAACATCTTGGGAGAATTCATCAATGGCCTATGCGCGTTTGATGCAGAAAGTTGTAGGAAGAAGAACACATGCTGATGTTGCTGCATCTTTGACGGATTCTACAAAAGCATCATCGGAGCGTTTTCGAAATATCATCACATTACAATTCAGAACGCCCCCCATTATATTAAATCATTTGAAAAAAATGACTACAGAGTTTGGAATGATCCAGTTTTCAAGAATTAATAAACCGGATATTGAATCCGGATACACACTTGATGATAATGCAAGGGCACTGGTTGTAATCGCTATGCACTATAAGGAAACAAGATCAGCAGAGGATTTGGATAAGCTTATAATATATTTAAACTTTATAAAATTCTGTCAACAATCTGATGGTAGATTTTTAAATTATGTTGACAAGCATCAAAAGTTCACATCGCAAAATGATGAAACGAATTTGGAAGATGCGGCTGGAAGAGCAATGTGGGCACTTGGTTATTTAATTTCATTGGACTCAATAATTCCAGAAAGCTTATTGAAAACCGCAGATGCTATATTGCAAGCGGCACATAAGCCTATTCAAAAAATGAATTCAACGCGTGCAATGGCATTTGTTATTAAAGGTCTTTATTTATACAATTGCACTAAACAAACTCAGGAAATTACGAATACTATTCAATTATTAGCCGATCGATTGGTGCAGATGTACCGTCATGAATCTGAACCTCAATGGGAATGGTTTGAAAGTTATCTAACTTATGCGAACAGTATTTTGCCCGAGTCAATGTTATATGCATGGAGGGAAACAAACAATCCGGTATATCTTGAAATTGCTCAAAAATCTTTTTATTTTTTATTATCGAGGATATTTGAAAAGGGTTTTATCAAAGTGATTTCCAATACAAGTTGGTTACATAAAGGAAAAGAGTCAGACCTTCATGGCGAGCAACCTATTGATGTGGCTTACACGATATTGGCACTTGAAGAATTTTTCATCGAATCAGAAGATCCGGTTTTTCTCCTTAAAATGAAAAATGCATTTAATTGGTTTTTAGGTAAAAATCATTTGCATCAGATCATTTATAATCCTTGCACAGGTGGATGTTTTGATGGACTGGAAGAAAATCATGTCAACTTAAATCAAGGTGCAGAATCTACATTGAGTTATCTCATGGCAAGGCTTACTATGGAAAAGTATTCTGGAAATGTATTTCAGTTGAATTGAGATTTGGTTAATTATACATGGAAGTCACTCACATTTTTTAACAAAAAAATCGCAACTGATATTTAAAAAATTACATTCTGATTAATTTATGCTTGCTAATGTGTTGACCTTGAATCAGGTTTAAAAAGTACATGCCTGTAGGGAGTGAGCTTGCATCGAGTTTAACTTGCAGATCAAAGACTGTACTCCGTATTGAAACCGGAGTTCCCATTTCATTATATAGTTGAATT from Saprospiraceae bacterium encodes the following:
- a CDS encoding DUF3179 domain-containing protein yields the protein MANHSSSKYLFHAVALCWILFEILHVYFIMPMPGSQEINSLDVAYFLHYFRWSFRFILGVLLLLNFKIAFATSKWLTLINLFALIYTIYLFNLKMSADVLFQQPQSLEFQYAAKSKVDLQRLILGINFQNESKAYTIQYLGYHHQVRDTIGGKPVMVTYCTVCRTGRVFEPVVNGREDQFRLVGMDHFNAMFEDQTSKSWWRQVNGEAVAGKMKGQFLPEFPSAQMTLQKWLEIYPNSLIMQPDTFFQIKYDSMSTYEFGKYYGKLTKRDRLSWKEKSWILGIKLGKLKKAYDWNYLAKHGMIYDSTGKIKLVVLLASDKKSFSALQIENGEPLPVWKNDTLYCQNQTYNLLGQSHLPGKSNLNRIPCYQEYWHSWRFFNPETLVDLK
- a CDS encoding peroxidase-related enzyme (This protein belongs to a clade of uncharacterized proteins related to peroxidases such as the alkylhydroperoxidase AhpD.) gives rise to the protein MPYNKLNNELPGIRALMEFRPETAIPLNALAELLLRDDDNTLTRGERELIATYVSYLNDCFFCQNAHGALAQYYLQCDMDFIDKVKENYLNMPLGQKIKALLSIAESVTKGGKEVSRDQITIAKNEGASDREIHDTVLIAAFFNMCNRYVDGLNTLAVPNRQYYIERAEMRAKEGYAHFDLYK
- a CDS encoding peroxidase-related enzyme (This protein belongs to a clade of uncharacterized proteins related to peroxidases such as the alkylhydroperoxidase AhpD.), producing MAYIELEKHLPGITGLLEYRQDTAQAIRDLTEILMCGPSSLTKAEREIIATFVSSKNKCTFCTAAHAAVVDALLDESLTCAAVIENYNTAPISPKLKALLVIAEKVQQNGKLVTESDILRAKELAATDLEIHDTVLISALFCLYNKYVDGLSTYTPVNPEFYQKLGEKIKDHGYHRVPSAYEKMKEMKFD
- a CDS encoding pesticidal protein Cry7Aa, with translation MIKLTKHGVLLNKTDLGFENEGVLNPAAIREGDYVHLFYRAVSKGNYSSIGYCMLKGPLTVVNRMDVPILYPQYDYEAHGVEDPRISKIDDQYYLCYTAYDGINALGALAVSEDLKKFTKLGFIVPQMTYSEFKHLATCRGIINDKYARYNEKLHPTLSGIKKQLLWDKNVMFFPRRIDGKLFFLHRVRPDSQIASIQEIEDLTHEFWENYFLNFGSNIALISKYEHEVSYIGGGCPPIETPEGWLIIYHGVHDTTNGYVYSACAALLDLENPLIERARLPYPLFKPEHNWELKGEVNNVCFPTGCVVFDGILYIYYGAADERIACASVKLDTLVSELLLNKI
- a CDS encoding glycosyltransferase, which encodes MPEILFVTSYPPRECGIATYTQDLVKSLHKTFYDTFHIHICALEDGDQKLNYPEEVHHVLNTRDPNKYVELAKVINSKTQIQLVGVQHEFGLFGGEGEKAFQKFLYCLSKPVFIVFHTVLPRPDDRMRLNVQLISNACSSVVVMTHHSLKILRKEYDIPSDKIKVIEHGVHLVPHLSKDYLKEKYGLKGRKVLSTFGLLSSGKGIETTLQALPDIIVKHTDVMFLIIGKTHPGVVQHEGEQYRNQLEQKVDALNLRAHVKFINSYLPLQQLLEYLQLTDIYLFTSKDPEQAVSGTFSYAMSCACPIISTPIPHAKEVLREDTGIIIDFQNSGQLAQGVKYLLDNEPLRKEFSSNTLQRIVPTSWENSSMAYARLMQKVVGRRTHADVAASLTDSTKASSERFRNIITLQFRTPPIILNHLKKMTTEFGMIQFSRINKPDIESGYTLDDNARALVVIAMHYKETRSAEDLDKLIIYLNFIKFCQQSDGRFLNYVDKHQKFTSQNDETNLEDAAGRAMWALGYLISLDSIIPESLLKTADAILQAAHKPIQKMNSTRAMAFVIKGLYLYNCTKQTQEITNTIQLLADRLVQMYRHESEPQWEWFESYLTYANSILPESMLYAWRETNNPVYLEIAQKSFYFLLSRIFEKGFIKVISNTSWLHKGKESDLHGEQPIDVAYTILALEEFFIESEDPVFLLKMKNAFNWFLGKNHLHQIIYNPCTGGCFDGLEENHVNLNQGAESTLSYLMARLTMEKYSGNVFQLN